The following are encoded in a window of Thermodesulfobacterium geofontis OPF15 genomic DNA:
- the atpA gene encoding F0F1 ATP synthase subunit alpha, translating into MEAIKAQELSDLIKKRIEEFEKKIDLDEMGVVISVADGIARVFGLRNCEYMELIEFPESGEVGIALNLEFDNVGIPIMGDYSKILEGHIAKRTGRVASIPVGEAVIGRVIDPVGRPLDGKGPIEAKEYRRIEIKAPGIIKRKPVHEPMYTGIKAIDAMTPIGRGQRELILGDRQTGKTAIAIDAILAQKDTDVYCIYCAIGQKKSTVAQIIETLRRYGAMEYTTVVAACASDSAALQWIAPYSACAIGEYFRDTGRHALVIYDDLSKQAAEYREISLLLRRPPGREAYPGDIFYNHSRLLERAAKLDDAYGGGSLTALPIVETQQGDVSAYIPTNVISITDGQIYLEPGLFFAGIRPAINVGLSVSRVGGAAQIKAMRQVAGRLRLELAQYRELAAFAQFGSELDRATQRVLHRGARLVEILKQPQYQPLPVEKQVCILFAGTRGFLDEMPLEVLAQYEKELYEFIESKYPEIYKEIKEKKEISPELEEKMKQVFREFNEEFKKRNNIEPVPVP; encoded by the coding sequence ATGGAAGCCATAAAAGCACAAGAACTTAGTGATCTAATTAAAAAAAGAATTGAGGAGTTTGAGAAAAAAATAGATCTTGATGAAATGGGAGTTGTTATATCAGTTGCAGATGGTATTGCTCGTGTATTTGGTTTAAGGAATTGCGAATATATGGAACTTATTGAATTTCCAGAAAGTGGAGAAGTAGGGATTGCTTTAAACTTAGAATTTGATAATGTTGGTATCCCCATAATGGGAGATTATTCCAAAATCTTAGAAGGACACATAGCTAAAAGAACAGGAAGGGTTGCCTCTATTCCTGTAGGAGAAGCAGTTATTGGAAGAGTAATTGATCCAGTAGGAAGACCCTTAGATGGGAAAGGGCCAATTGAAGCAAAAGAATATAGGAGAATTGAAATAAAAGCTCCAGGAATTATTAAGAGAAAACCTGTTCATGAACCTATGTATACTGGAATTAAAGCAATAGATGCCATGACTCCTATTGGAAGAGGGCAGAGAGAATTAATTCTTGGTGACAGACAGACTGGAAAAACTGCTATAGCTATAGATGCTATTTTAGCTCAAAAAGATACAGATGTTTATTGTATTTATTGTGCTATAGGTCAGAAAAAATCTACTGTTGCTCAAATTATAGAGACTTTACGTAGATATGGAGCTATGGAATATACTACAGTAGTGGCAGCTTGTGCTTCTGATTCTGCTGCTTTACAATGGATTGCACCTTATTCAGCTTGCGCTATAGGAGAATATTTTAGAGACACAGGAAGACATGCTTTAGTTATATATGATGACCTTTCAAAACAAGCAGCAGAATATCGTGAAATTTCACTCCTTTTAAGAAGACCTCCTGGAAGAGAAGCTTATCCAGGAGACATTTTTTATAACCATTCAAGACTTTTAGAAAGGGCAGCTAAATTAGATGATGCTTATGGTGGAGGTTCTTTAACAGCTTTACCTATTGTAGAAACTCAGCAAGGTGACGTTTCAGCTTATATTCCTACAAATGTTATCTCCATTACAGATGGACAAATTTACTTAGAGCCTGGTTTATTCTTTGCAGGTATTCGTCCAGCTATTAACGTTGGGCTTTCTGTATCTAGAGTTGGTGGAGCAGCTCAAATTAAAGCTATGAGACAGGTTGCAGGTAGATTAAGACTGGAACTTGCTCAATATAGAGAATTAGCAGCTTTTGCCCAATTTGGTTCTGAACTTGATAGAGCTACCCAGAGAGTTTTACATAGAGGAGCAAGACTTGTTGAAATTCTTAAACAACCTCAGTATCAACCTCTTCCAGTTGAAAAACAGGTTTGTATATTATTTGCAGGAACAAGAGGATTTTTAGATGAAATGCCTTTAGAAGTTTTAGCTCAATATGAAAAGGAGCTTTATGAATTTATAGAAAGTAAATATCCAGAAATTTACAAAGAAATAAAAGAAAAGAAAGAAATTAGTCCAGAGTTAGAAGAAAAAATGAAGCAGGTATTTAGAGAATTTAATGAAGAATTTAAAAAGAGAAATAATATAGAACCTGTTCCAGTACCATAA
- the atpH gene encoding ATP synthase F1 subunit delta encodes MAIAFKYAKGLFSVGKELGKIKEFGEELKQIKELLISMPEVLSALQNPIYLPDLKMEIIGEILKVIKVDPEIERFLKLLVERRRIQYIKEIVAMYQELLDEEFNIARGEVITAYPISEEEKKEIESVLKEYLKKEVILESKVDEGIIGGIKIKIGDLIFDGTLKTQLGKFKEIIKGEVL; translated from the coding sequence CTAAAGGTCTTTTTAGTGTAGGAAAAGAATTAGGTAAAATAAAAGAATTTGGAGAAGAGTTAAAGCAAATAAAGGAACTTTTAATTTCCATGCCAGAAGTTTTGTCAGCCTTACAAAATCCTATTTATCTACCAGATCTTAAAATGGAAATTATAGGTGAGATTTTGAAAGTTATAAAAGTAGATCCTGAGATTGAGAGATTTCTTAAGCTTTTAGTAGAAAGAAGAAGAATCCAATATATTAAGGAAATAGTTGCTATGTATCAAGAATTATTAGATGAGGAATTTAATATTGCTCGTGGAGAAGTTATTACAGCTTATCCAATTAGTGAGGAAGAGAAAAAAGAGATAGAAAGTGTTTTAAAAGAATATCTAAAAAAAGAAGTTATATTAGAATCTAAGGTAGATGAAGGAATTATAGGAGGAATTAAAATAAAGATAGGGGATTTAATATTTGATGGAACTTTAAAAACTCAATTAGGAAAGTTTAAAGAAATAATAAAAGGGGAGGTGTTATAA